From the genome of Amylibacter sp. IMCC11727:
TGAAATGGCCGTCTTCGCTGCCCATTTGAGTATAATAAACCACTTGGAGCAGGAGATCGCCAAGTTCGCCCTCTAGTTCGGCCATATTGTCTTGCTCGATGGCGTCGGCGACTTCGTAAGCCTCTTCAATTGTGTAGGGCACGATGGAGGCGTAGGTTTGTTCAATGTCCCATGGGCAGCCCGTTTCGGGGTCACGCAGGCGGGCCATGATTTCCAAGAGACGCGGCAAGCCGCCGTTTGGGTCGAGGCAGAGGGCGTCTGATTTGGCTTTACTCATGGCGTTGGCTTCCTGATAGTCCGTGCAAACTAAGGAGCATGAACCATGGCTGTGATCAACCGAATTGCGGAGTATTTTGACGAGATGAAGGGCTGGCGGCGGCATATTCATGCGCATCCTGAATTGGACATGGAGTGCCATGGGACGGCGGCGTTTGTTGTGGAGCGGCTGCGCGAATTTGGCGTGGATGAAATCCACGAGAAGATCGGTGTGAGCGGTGTTGTGGGAATCATCAACGGGCGCGGGGAAGGGCCAACCATTGGGTTGCGTGCGGATATGGATGCGTTGCCGATGCCAGAGGAAACAGGGCTGGAATATGCCAGCACGGTAGAGGGTGTGATGCACGCTTGCGGCCATGACGGGCACACGACGATGCTGCTGGGCGCGGCGAAATATCTAGCAGAGACGCGGAATTTTTCGGGGCGTGTGGCGTTGATCTTTCAGCCTGGCGAGGAAGGGTCCGGCGGGGGGCGGTATATGGTTGAGGACGGCTTGTTTGAGAAGTTCGGGATTTCGCAGATTTATGGCCAGCATTCCCTGCCAAATTCGCCTGTTGGGAATATTGAAACCTGCCCTGGGCCCTTACTGGCGGCGGCGGATGATTTTGAGATTCACATTACGGGATCAGGGGGGCATGCAGCGAGCCCGCATGAAACGGTGGACCCTGTGATGATCGCGGTGAACATGGCAACGAATTTGCAATCAATTGTGACGCGCAATGTGGACCCGATCAAAACCGTGGTTTTGTCGTTGACGCAAATTCATTCGGGGACAACGCATAATGTTGTGCCTGAAACCGCGATGCTGGGCGGGACGGTGCGCACGTTTGACAAGGAGGTTAAGGCGCTGGTGCTGGAGCGGATGACAGCAATTGTAGAACAGACGGCGGCGATGATGGGTGGAGACGCGCGGCTGGAGTATAATCACGGGTATCCTGCAACGATAAATGACGCGGCAGAGACAACGTTTGCCTGTGATGTGGCTGCGGAAATAGTGGGCGAGGACCGCGTTGTGCGCGATATGCCACCCACCATGGGGGCAGAAGATTTTTCCTATATGTTGGAGCAAACGCGGGGCAGCTATTTTTACATCGGCAACGGGGATACCGCGTATTTGCACCAAACCACCTATGATTTTGATGATGAGGCGAGCCCTGTTGGGGCATCCGTGTTTGCAAGGATTGTAGAGCGGGCGCAGCCTTTGGCGGAATAAATTTGTGCGCAGGCGGTTCTAACATCGCCTGCGCACGGCGCGGCCCCATTGGGGTGGAAACCGCGAAGGCCCAGCCTGCCAACGGTGGAATCGACATTTGGGCCAGAGCGACTCGCACACATAAAGTGAGTAAAAAGCGCGGTGTCTGCTTGAGTCTTTACAGACGAATGCGAGTCAACTTTGGGTAGTGTAATGGCAAATAGAGGCTATTGTAAACTTATTTTAGGTTGAGCGACTTTTTGCCGATGCCCTTTTAGAACGTTAATGAGGGACGTTGCATAAAACAGAACGCTGCGTGCTGAATTTGGGCTTTGTCCTTTTTGCGCTGCGGTACTACGTTTGGACCAACGAAAGATTTAAGGAGACGAATATGTCTGAGGATTATGTACCGCCGAAGGTTTGGACTTGGGACACGGAAAGTGGGGGCAAGTTTGCCAGCATTAACCGCCCGATAGCAGGACCAACATCGGAAAAAGAGCTGCCTGTGGGCAAACACCCATTGCAGCTGTATTCGCTGGCGACACCAAACGGGGTGAAGGTGACTGTGATGCTCGAAGAGTTGCTGGCGCTGGGCCATTCTGGTGCGGAATATGATGCGTGGCTGATTAACATCGGCGAAGGCGATCAATTTGGCAGCGGATTTGTGGATGTGAACCCAAATTCGAAAATTCCTGCGTTGATGGATCATTCTACAGAAACACCAACGCGTGTTTTTGAAAGTGCGTCGATCATGCTGTATCTGGCGGAGAAGTTTGGGGCATTCATCCCGAAAGACCCGACAGAGCGGGTTGAGACCATGTCTTGGTTGTTCTGGTTGATGGGCTCCGCGCCGTATCTGGGCGGTGGTTTTGGCCATTTCTACGCCTATGCACCAGAGAAGTTTGAATACGCGATCAACCGTTTTTCCATGGAGGCCAAGCGCCAGATGGATGTGCTGGATCGTCGTTTGGGCGAGGTGGAGTTTTTGGGCGGATCTGAATACTCCATCGCGGATATGGCCACATGGCCGTGGTATGGCGCGTTGGCGCAGGGCAAATTGTATGACGCCGGGGAGTTTTTGGATGTGAAGTCCTATAAAAACTTGCAGCGTTGGACAGATCAGATTGCGGAACGTCCTGCGGTGATCCGAGGGCGCATGGTGAACCGCGCCTTTGGACCGCTGGAAGAGCAATTGCGCGAGCGTCATGACGCGTCTGATTTTGACACCAAGACACAAGACAAGATCGAAGCTGCAGAAAGCTGATATCACAGACCTGTGGGGCAGGTGGAAATCTGCCCCATAAAGGACTACATCTGAGGCAACTCAATAGGAGATGTCAGATGTTCTTTTCTTCAAAACCCACCACTGTTCCTGCTGCGGCAGATTGTTTGCCAGGCCGAAGTGCGGCGATTCTTACGGCGGAGATGCATTTTGTGAATGGTCGCCCCCTGCAAGGGCCTGTGCCCCAAGGCATGGAGCAAGCCATGTTTGGTATGGGCTGTTTCTGGGGCGTGGAGCGGATGTTCTGGGGGCTGGACGGTGTTTGGGTTACCGCCGTTGGATATGCAGCGGGATCAACGCCTAATGCCACCTATGAAGAAGTCTGTTCTGGGGATACGGGCCACAATGAGGTGGTTTTGGTGACGTTTGATCCAAGCGTGATTTCCTATGAACAGTTGTTGCAGGTGTTTTGGGAAGGGCATGATCCAACCCAAGGGATGCGCCAAGGCAATGATCGTGGCACACAGTATCGTAGTGGGATTTACACATATTCTGATGCGCAAATGGACACCGCGAAAGCCACGCGAGAAGCATTTGCGCCGCGATTGCGCGAAAAAGGGTATGGGGCGATCACCACAGAGATTTTGCCCGCGCCGACGTTTTATTATGCCGAGGATTATCACCAGCAGTATTTGGCGAAAAATCCGTCGGGGTATTGCGGGATCGGGGGCACGGGTGTGACCTGTCCGATTGGGGTTGGTGTTTAAGTCGCCCGTCTTTTATTGAACTTAAAGCGCTCTCGGGCTTTGGGCTGAGGGCGCTTTGTTGTTTTATGCTGTGGAGCAAAACCCTGCTGCTAATTTAAGTGCGACTTTTAGCTTGTCCCAAGGGCCAAGCAATTGGTGTTCGAATTGTAAGACTGGTGTTTGTTGCGGTTTTGCCTTTGAGTATTTGAGGACCGAAGAAGCAGAGGGTTGGCTTGACCCTTGCGGTGCAGCGTTTTAAGCGGGGGCGAACCCAATGGAGCGTTTTTATGCCGACATTTACTGCCCTGAC
Proteins encoded in this window:
- the yghU gene encoding glutathione-dependent disulfide-bond oxidoreductase, whose protein sequence is MSEDYVPPKVWTWDTESGGKFASINRPIAGPTSEKELPVGKHPLQLYSLATPNGVKVTVMLEELLALGHSGAEYDAWLINIGEGDQFGSGFVDVNPNSKIPALMDHSTETPTRVFESASIMLYLAEKFGAFIPKDPTERVETMSWLFWLMGSAPYLGGGFGHFYAYAPEKFEYAINRFSMEAKRQMDVLDRRLGEVEFLGGSEYSIADMATWPWYGALAQGKLYDAGEFLDVKSYKNLQRWTDQIAERPAVIRGRMVNRAFGPLEEQLRERHDASDFDTKTQDKIEAAES
- the msrA gene encoding peptide-methionine (S)-S-oxide reductase MsrA, which produces MFFSSKPTTVPAAADCLPGRSAAILTAEMHFVNGRPLQGPVPQGMEQAMFGMGCFWGVERMFWGLDGVWVTAVGYAAGSTPNATYEEVCSGDTGHNEVVLVTFDPSVISYEQLLQVFWEGHDPTQGMRQGNDRGTQYRSGIYTYSDAQMDTAKATREAFAPRLREKGYGAITTEILPAPTFYYAEDYHQQYLAKNPSGYCGIGGTGVTCPIGVGV
- a CDS encoding M20 aminoacylase family protein translates to MAVINRIAEYFDEMKGWRRHIHAHPELDMECHGTAAFVVERLREFGVDEIHEKIGVSGVVGIINGRGEGPTIGLRADMDALPMPEETGLEYASTVEGVMHACGHDGHTTMLLGAAKYLAETRNFSGRVALIFQPGEEGSGGGRYMVEDGLFEKFGISQIYGQHSLPNSPVGNIETCPGPLLAAADDFEIHITGSGGHAASPHETVDPVMIAVNMATNLQSIVTRNVDPIKTVVLSLTQIHSGTTHNVVPETAMLGGTVRTFDKEVKALVLERMTAIVEQTAAMMGGDARLEYNHGYPATINDAAETTFACDVAAEIVGEDRVVRDMPPTMGAEDFSYMLEQTRGSYFYIGNGDTAYLHQTTYDFDDEASPVGASVFARIVERAQPLAE